The Bosea sp. 685 DNA window ACGTGCTGCGCCATGGCATGGCGGTCGAGCCGCGCATCGGCGACTGGCTGGGCGCGGCCGAGGCCGATGACGGGCTCGGGCCCTGGGAGCGCGCCAACCTGCGCGAGATCAGGCGGCTCTGGACGGTCCAGACCGCGCTGCCGGCCGATCTGGTGGAGGCATCGAGCAAGGCGATCTCGGTCTGCGAGATGCGCTGGCGGCAGGCGCGCGCGGACTCCGATTTCGCCGGGCTCCTGCCGTTCCTGAGCGAGGTCTTGAACCTGCAGCGCCAGATCGCCCAGGCGAAGGGCGAAAAGCTCGGCCTTTCCCCCTATGACGCGCTTTTGAACGACTACGAGCCCGGTGGGCGTTCCGAGACAATCGACGCCCTGTTCGACGATCTCGCCAGCTTCCTGCCCGGTTTCACCCAGGAGGTTCTGGCGCTCCAGGCGCGCCGGCCCAAGACACCGGAGCCGCAGGGTCCGTTCGCGATCGAGAAGCAGCGGGCGCTCGGCCTCAAGATGATGGCGGCTTTGGGCTATGATTTCGAGCGCGGCCGGCTCGACGTCTCGACGCACCCGTTCTGCGGCGGGGCCGACAACGACGTCCGCATCACCACGCGCTATGACGAGAGCGATTTCGCCAAGGCCTTGATGGGCGTGCTGCACGAGACCGGCCATGCGCTCTACGAACAGGGCCGGCCACAGGCCTATATGAACCAACCGGTTGGCCAGGCACGCGGCATGAGCCTGCATGAGAGCCAGTCGCTCCTGGTCGAGATGCAGGCCTGCCGCTCCGCCGAATTCATCCGCTTCGCCGCGCCCTTGATGCGCGCGGCTTTTGACGGCTCAGGCCCGGCCTGGGAGCAGGAGGCCTTGCTGGCGCGCTACACCAAGGTCGAGGCCGGCTTCATCCGCGTCGATGCCGACGAGGTGACCTATCCGGCCCATGTCATCCTGCGCTACCGGCTGGAGAAGGCGCTGATTGCCGACGAGATGCCGCTCTCGGAACTGCCTTCGGCCTGGAACGCCGGCATGAAGGCGCTGCTCGGTGTGACGCCGCCCGACGACCGGCGCGGCTGCCTGCAGGACGTGCATTGGCCCAGCGGCGGCTGGGGCTATTTCCCGACCTATACGCTGGGCGCAATGACGGCAGCGCAGATTTTCGAGGCCGCCTGCAAGGCCGAGCCCGAGATCCTGCCTTCGATCGGGCGCGGCGACTTCTCGCCTCTGGTCGGCTGGCTGCGCAGCCACATCCATAGCCAGGCCAGCCTCTACGAGACCGACGAGTTGCTGACCCGCGCCACCGGCCGCCCGCTCGACGCCAGCGTTTTCAAGGCGCATCTGCGCCGGCGCTATGGCAGCGAAGGGTAGCCTTCGCATCCGGAGACCACCGGCATCGGAAAGCCGCCGAACGCCTGCTCATAGGCCGCCCCCAGCGCCAACAGGCGATCATCGCTCCCTTGCGGCCCGATCAACTGCAAGCCGATCGGCATGCCGTCCCGGTCCGGCCTCGCCGGCAAGGTCAGCCCCGGCAGACCCAGCGCATTGGCGAAGGCGGTGAAGACCGCGTGCCCGCGCGGGCCGACCGATTGACCGTCGATCACATCGGGATGCGTCCGCTCGACCGGCCAGGGTTGCGCCGCCGTCGCCGGCAGTAGCAGCAGGTCGAAGCGGGAGAAGAGCGCGTCGAACGCCTCGCCGGCCGCCTCGATCGTGCGCAGCATGCCGAGATAGTCGCTGGCTGAATGACCACGGCCGCGCTCGGCCATGGCCGCGATCCCGGGTTGCACCGGCGCGTCCCGCCCGAGCTTGAGATGCGCGTCGAGGAGCCAGGCCACGCCGGTTTCGCTGACGATCGACCAGATCGCATTGACCGGCTCGGCCAGGGTGAAATCGTCCAGGCGCTCGACGGCATGGCCGAGCCCGGCGAAGCGCTCGGCGGCCTCCGCGACGCTCGCGGCTATTGCCGGGTCGACCGGTGCCTCGCCAAAGCGAGGGATGAAGGCGATCCGCTGCGCAACCGGCGGCGTAGCCACCTCCCCTGCACCGGCGATGATGCGCAGCATCGCGCGGACATCGCCAACGCAGCGCCCGACCGGCCCCACCACCTCGAAACTGTCGAGGATCGCGGGAAAGCCATGTTGGCGCGGCACCAGCCCGCGCGAGGGCTTGAGGCCGACCAGCCCCGCATGCGCCGCCGGCCGGCGGATCGAGCCGCCGCCATCGGTGCACAGCGCCAGCGGCCCGATGCCCGAGGCCACGGCGGCAACCGCCCCGCCGCTCGACCCGCCCGGCGTCAGGCCCGGGTTCCACGGGTTGCGCGTCGGGCCGAAGAGCGCGTTGTCGGTGACGCCCTGCACGGTGAATTCCGGCACATTGGTCTTGCCGAGGATGACGGCGCCTGCCGCCCGCAGACGGGCGACCGGCGTCTCGTCGCGCTCGGGCACGAAATCAGCGTAGCAGGCGCTGCCCCAGGTGCTGCGCAGGCCAGCGGTCAGGATGTTGTCCTTGATCGTCAGCGGGACGCCGTCGAGCGGCCCGAACGCTTCGCCACGGGCCCAGCGGCCGGCGCTGGCCCGCGCCGCCGCCTGCGCGCCCGCCCGGTCGAGCGTGACGACGGCGTTAAGACGCGGATTGACGGCGTCATGGCGCGCCAGGACCGCTTCCAACGCCTGGACCGGCGTGGCGCTCCCCGCCGCGAAAGCCTGCGCGAGTTGCCCGGCGCTCAGGGCCCAGAGTGGCTGGTCGCTCATTGGAAGCGCGCTCCGTAAATATCATGTCCGCTTGCATCATGCCCGCATGATGCCCCGGCTGGGAAACGCCGATATTCCAACCGCTAAGCCATGGCTGCTCATCCGACAACGGGCTTGAAACGAAGAGCAATTAGGATTTTAATCAAGTACCCGCTAAGGGCAATGTCAGGGAGAACGCAATGCTGAGGACTTTGATCGTCGCATCCGCTTCCGCCATCGCTGTCGCATCGATCTTCGCCACGCCGGCCTCGGCGCTGACGATGAAGGAGTGCAGCACGAAGTATCAGGATGCCAAGAAAGCCAATACGCTGAAGGGCCAGAAGTGGAACGATTTCCGCAAGGCCCAATGCGGCGACGACGACGCCTCCGACAACGATGCCGCAGCGGCCGTCACTGACCCCGCACCGGCGCCAGCGGCTACGCCCGCCGCGACGGCGCCCGGGCAGAAGCCGGCGGCAGCGCCCGCCCGCGCCAAGGCTGCGGTCTTCCCCAAGGTCGTCGCGCCGAAATACTCCGAGGAATCGCCCGGCAAGGCCCGGCTCAAGACCTGCGTCGACCAGTACAACGCCAACAAGACGGCCAACGCCAATGGCGAGCTGAAATGGATCGAGAAGGGTGGCGGCTACTGGAGCCAGTGCAACACCAAGCTCAAGAGCTGAGTTCAGTCACTGCACGAAACATCGCAGCCCCGGATCATATCCGGGGCTGAAGCTTTACGGCGGCACGCGGAGAGCCCCGCGCTGAGGAGTCTACCTGCCTACACGCAAAAACGCGGTGTCATCCCGGACAAGCGGCGAAGCCGCGCTGATCCGGGATCCATGCCGGAGCGCTGCTCGGTTAGGCTCAGGAATGGATCCCGGATCTCCGCTTCGCTGCGTCCGGGATGACTCCGCGTTTTTCTTGCAAAGCAATACCGCGGCTATTGCGTCGCGTAGATCCGTTCGCCCACCCGGATGAAATGGGTGGGATCGTTGGGCTCGCCATTGATGCGCGTCTCGTAATGCAGATGCGGGCCCGTCGAGCGCCCGGTGCTGCCGACCAGCCCGACGACAGTGCCGAGCGAGACGGGCTGGCCCACGGTGACGTTGATCGCCGACAAATGGCCATAGCGCGTGGTGATGCCGTTGCCATGGTCGATGATGACGAGATTGCCGTAGCCACCGCCGATCCCGGCCGTCTGCACGACGCCTGATCCTCCGGCATGGACGGGAACGCCGATCGGCGAACGGAAATCCGTGCCGGCATGGAAACGCGCCTCGCCGGTGAACGGATCGGAGCGCGTGCCATAGGAACTCGTCATCAATCCGGCGCTGCCCGGGATCGGCCGGAAGAACGGCACGGCGTTCGCCGCCGTCCTGAGCCGGCCCAGCACCGAAAGCGTGCGCCTGATCTGCGCGACATTGCTCTCGAAGGGGCCGCCGCCGAAATCCTTGGTCTCCGGCAGAAGATCGGCGACCTGGCCGCGCACAAGCGCCGCTGTGGGCACGAATTTCTCGGCATCGAGCCCGACCTCGGAAAAGGCCGAACGCAATTGCAGCAGGGTCGATTGCGAGCGCTGCGTCAGGCCGTTGAGCGAACCCAGCTGCACCTTCTCGAAACGGTCGATCGCATGTTCGAGATAGGTCACGCGCTCGGGTGCGGGATAGCTCGGATCGAGGATGGTGAAGGTCGATGGCGGCGCGGCGCGCTGCACCGAGGCCGCCTTGATCGGTGCCCCGCCGGCCTCACCGAACTTCACCGGGCTCGCGCCGTCGGGGACCCGGGTCTGGTCGGCGAGCGCGGTCAGCATCGCCTGGCGCGCTTCCAGCGCCGCCTGGCGCAGCATCAGATCGGCGATGCGCCCCTCGACGCCGTCACGCTCCAATCGAGTCTGCCGGGCGAACCGGTCGAGCTGAGTGCGGAAGACCACGAGCTTCTGCTCATAGGCGAATTGCATATCGCTCTGCTGCTCGACGAGGCGAGCCGAGAGCTTGTCGCCGAAGATCAGGGCGCTGGTCGCGATTGCACCCCAGCCGGCCAGCAGGGCGAAGGCGACGAGGACAAGCGCGATCGTCGCTGGGCCAACCGTCATGGTCCAGCGCGGACGGCCCGGCCGCGAGAGCTTGGCCGCCTTGTCGCGCTTGTCCGATTTGCCGTCCTTGTCTGATTTGCCTTGGCCCTCGGTCGCGGGTTCGGCCTTGCGCAGCTGGGCCTGGGCCTTCGCCTCGGCGGCAGCAGCCTTCGCCTCGACGGCAGCCCG harbors:
- a CDS encoding amidase — encoded protein: MSDQPLWALSAGQLAQAFAAGSATPVQALEAVLARHDAVNPRLNAVVTLDRAGAQAAARASAGRWARGEAFGPLDGVPLTIKDNILTAGLRSTWGSACYADFVPERDETPVARLRAAGAVILGKTNVPEFTVQGVTDNALFGPTRNPWNPGLTPGGSSGGAVAAVASGIGPLALCTDGGGSIRRPAAHAGLVGLKPSRGLVPRQHGFPAILDSFEVVGPVGRCVGDVRAMLRIIAGAGEVATPPVAQRIAFIPRFGEAPVDPAIAASVAEAAERFAGLGHAVERLDDFTLAEPVNAIWSIVSETGVAWLLDAHLKLGRDAPVQPGIAAMAERGRGHSASDYLGMLRTIEAAGEAFDALFSRFDLLLLPATAAQPWPVERTHPDVIDGQSVGPRGHAVFTAFANALGLPGLTLPARPDRDGMPIGLQLIGPQGSDDRLLALGAAYEQAFGGFPMPVVSGCEGYPSLP
- a CDS encoding M23 family metallopeptidase; the protein is MSSAPSKPQTAAERVAARMKAAKAAEARAAVEAKAAAAEAKAQAQLRKAEPATEGQGKSDKDGKSDKRDKAAKLSRPGRPRWTMTVGPATIALVLVAFALLAGWGAIATSALIFGDKLSARLVEQQSDMQFAYEQKLVVFRTQLDRFARQTRLERDGVEGRIADLMLRQAALEARQAMLTALADQTRVPDGASPVKFGEAGGAPIKAASVQRAAPPSTFTILDPSYPAPERVTYLEHAIDRFEKVQLGSLNGLTQRSQSTLLQLRSAFSEVGLDAEKFVPTAALVRGQVADLLPETKDFGGGPFESNVAQIRRTLSVLGRLRTAANAVPFFRPIPGSAGLMTSSYGTRSDPFTGEARFHAGTDFRSPIGVPVHAGGSGVVQTAGIGGGYGNLVIIDHGNGITTRYGHLSAINVTVGQPVSLGTVVGLVGSTGRSTGPHLHYETRINGEPNDPTHFIRVGERIYATQ
- a CDS encoding carboxypeptidase M32 — protein: MTAYSQLANHFGRIAALSNAIGILSWDNAAMMPTGAAATRAESMALLDVLRHGMAVEPRIGDWLGAAEADDGLGPWERANLREIRRLWTVQTALPADLVEASSKAISVCEMRWRQARADSDFAGLLPFLSEVLNLQRQIAQAKGEKLGLSPYDALLNDYEPGGRSETIDALFDDLASFLPGFTQEVLALQARRPKTPEPQGPFAIEKQRALGLKMMAALGYDFERGRLDVSTHPFCGGADNDVRITTRYDESDFAKALMGVLHETGHALYEQGRPQAYMNQPVGQARGMSLHESQSLLVEMQACRSAEFIRFAAPLMRAAFDGSGPAWEQEALLARYTKVEAGFIRVDADEVTYPAHVILRYRLEKALIADEMPLSELPSAWNAGMKALLGVTPPDDRRGCLQDVHWPSGGWGYFPTYTLGAMTAAQIFEAACKAEPEILPSIGRGDFSPLVGWLRSHIHSQASLYETDELLTRATGRPLDASVFKAHLRRRYGSEG